A single Methylobacterium sp. 17Sr1-1 DNA region contains:
- the galU gene encoding UTP--glucose-1-phosphate uridylyltransferase GalU: MKRIRKAVLPVAGLGTRFLPATKAVPKEMLTVVDRPVVQHVVDEAREAGIEHFIFVTGRGKAVIEDHFDISYELERTLQERGKTEAYEGLKKDLPAAGQTSFTRQQEPLGLGHAVWCAREIVGDEPFAVILPDMLSRGSMVQMLKAYDQHGGNIIAVEEVAPDQTHQYGIVSVGQEFGDTFEITGMVEKPPKGTAPSNYIISGRYILQPEIFSILERGERGAGGEIQLTDGMKRLSETQKFYGMHYRGKTYDTGSKLGFLVANLAYGLERPELRDALKQEIEALLAKG; encoded by the coding sequence ATGAAACGCATTCGCAAAGCCGTCCTCCCGGTCGCGGGCCTCGGCACCCGTTTCCTGCCGGCGACCAAGGCGGTGCCCAAGGAGATGCTGACGGTCGTCGACCGTCCGGTGGTCCAGCACGTGGTCGACGAGGCCCGGGAAGCCGGGATCGAGCATTTCATCTTCGTCACCGGCCGTGGCAAGGCGGTGATCGAGGACCATTTCGACATCTCCTACGAGCTCGAGCGCACCCTGCAGGAGCGCGGCAAGACGGAGGCCTACGAGGGCCTGAAGAAGGACCTGCCGGCCGCCGGCCAGACCAGCTTCACCCGCCAGCAGGAGCCGCTGGGCCTCGGCCACGCGGTATGGTGCGCCCGCGAGATCGTCGGCGACGAGCCTTTCGCGGTGATCCTGCCCGACATGCTCAGCCGCGGCAGCATGGTGCAGATGCTCAAGGCCTACGACCAGCACGGCGGCAACATCATCGCCGTCGAGGAGGTCGCGCCCGACCAGACGCACCAGTACGGCATCGTCAGCGTCGGCCAGGAATTCGGCGACACCTTCGAGATCACCGGCATGGTGGAGAAGCCGCCGAAGGGCACCGCGCCGTCGAACTACATCATCTCGGGCCGCTACATCCTCCAGCCGGAAATCTTTTCGATCCTCGAGCGCGGCGAGCGCGGGGCCGGCGGCGAGATCCAGCTCACCGACGGCATGAAGCGCCTGTCGGAGACGCAGAAGTTCTACGGCATGCACTATCGCGGCAAGACCTACGACACCGGCTCGAAGCTCGGCTTCCTGGTGGCGAACCTCGCCTACGGCCTGGAGCGGCCGGAGCTGCGCGACGCGCTCAAGCAGGAGATCGAGGCGCTGCTGGCCAAGGGCTGA